CGCCCCCTGCGCGCTCGGCGGCGCCCTCAACGACGACACCGTCCCGGCGCTGACCGCCAAGGTGGTCTGCGGCGCCGCCAACAACCAGCTCGCCCACCCGGGCGTGGAGAAGGACCTCGCCGACCGCGGGATCCTCTACGCGCCGGACTACGTGGTGAACGCCGGCGGGGTCATCCAGGTCGCCGACGAACTGCACGGCTTCGACTTCGAGCGGTGCAAGGCGAAGGCGGCGAGGATCTACGACACCACGCTCGCCATATTCGCACGTGCGAAGGCCGACGGAATCCCGCCGGCCGCCGCGGCCGACCGGATCGCCGAGCAGCGGATGCACGAGGCGGCGGCGGCCCGCAGGGCGCGCTGATCGGGCGTCCGCGGCCCCCTGGCCGGTACCCGCCGACGGGCACTTAGAGAGAACTCTCACGTTCGTCGGCGGGTCGGCCGCCAAGAAGTGGTTAAAATCGCGGTTGACCAGCAGGGAAAGGGCACTCTGAGGGTCGAGGGTCCCGGCACGTACTGCGGGCGACGTACCGTACGGGCGTGGGCTCAGGTACCGTGGAAGCCCTACGGACCGGTCTCTCTGCGGAGAGCCCGTTCCAGATCATGAACGCGTGTCAAGACTCTGGGGCCGTCGAGCCCCGTATCCGAGGGGGTCGAGCCATGGGGCGCGGCCGGGCAAAGGCCAAGCAGACGAAGGTCGCCCGCCAGCTGAAGTACAGCAGCGGCGGGACTGACCTCTCGCGTCTGGCCAATGAGCTGGGCGCTTCGACTTCGAACCAACCGCCGAATGGCGAGCCGTTCGAGGACGACGAGGACGAAGACGACCCGTACTCCCAGTACGCGGATCTCTATAACGACGACGATGAGGACGAGGACGACGAGTCCGGTCCCACGTCTCAACGCCGCGGCGCTTGACGCTCCAGCTGCGCTTCACCCGGTCCGATGTGGTCCACACCACCGGACCGGGTTTTGCGCTGCCGTCAGGATCTCCGCGGCGTCACGCTGTCGGGCGCTCTAGATCGAGTAGGTGCTGACCAGCTCGGCGCCCGTGGTGTGGTCGCCGCGCTCCGTGATCTCGCCGGCCACCCAGGCCTCGACCCCGCGGTCGGCCAGGGTCCTCAGCGCCACGTCGGCCGACTCCTCGGGGACGATGGCGATCATGCCGACGCCCATGTTGAGGGTCTTCTCCAGCTCCAGGCGCTCGACCTGACCCGTCCTGCCGACGAGGTCGAAGATCGGGTCCGGGGTCCAGGTGGAGCGGTCGACGATCGCGTGCAGCCCGTCCGGGATCACGCGGGCCAGGTTGGCCGCGAGACCGCCTCCCGTGACGTGGCTGTACGCGTGCACGTCGGTGGTGCGGGTGAGCGCCAGGCAGTCCAGCGAGTAGATCTTGGTGGGCTCCAGGAGCTCCTCGCCGAGAGTGCGGCCGAGCTCCTCGATCCGGGCGTCCAGGGACAGACCCGCCTCGTTCAGCAGGACGTGGCGGACGAGCGAGTACCCGTTCGAGTGAAGACCGGACGACGCCATGGCGATGACCGCGTCACCCGTACGGATACGATCCGGGCCCAGCAGCCGGTCGGCCTCCACGACGCCCGTACCGGCGCCGGCGACGTCGAAGTCGTCCGGACCCAGCAGACCGGGGTGTTCGGCCGTCTCGCCGCCCACCAGGGCGCAGCCGGCGAGGACACAGCCCTCGGCGATGCCCTTGACGATCGCGGCGACCCGCTCGGGGTGGACCTTGCCGACGCAGATGTAGTCGGTCATGAACAGCGGCTCGGCACCGCACACCACGATGTCATCCATGACCATCGCGACCAGGTCGTGGCCGATCGTGTCGTAGACGCCCAGCTGGCGCGCGATGTCGACCTTCGTGCCGACGCCGTCGGTCGCGGAGGCGAGGAGGGGCCGCTCGTAGTTCTTGAGGGCGGAGGCGTCGAAGAGGCCGGCGAAACCGCCGAGGCCGCCGAGGACCTCGGGGCGCTGGGTCTTCTTCACCCACTCCTTCATGAGTTCTACGGCGCGGTCTCCCGCTTCGATGTCGACGCCCGCGGCTGCGTAGCTGGCACCAGTTGTCTCAGACATGACGGTGAGAACTTTCGTGTCGTACTGCAGGTATTACGGGCGACGGATCGCGTCGGCCGCCGCCGTGGCCGCCGGGCCGGCGGCCAGTTCGGTCTCCAGGAGCTGCTTGCCGAGCAGCTCGGGGTCCGGGAGCTCCATCGGGTACTCGCCGTCGAAGCAGGCGCGGCAGAGGTTCGGCTTGGCGATGGTGGTCGCCTCGATCATGCCGTCGAGGGAGATGTACGCCAGGGAGTCGGCGCCCAGCGAGACGCCGATCTCGTCGATGGTCATGCCGTTGGCGATGAGCTCGGCACGGGTCGCGAAATCTATGCCGAAGAAGCAGGGCCACTTCACGGGCGGGGAGGAGATCCGGATGTGGACCTCGGCCGCCCCGGCCTCGCGGAGCATCCGCACCAGGGCCCGCTGGGTGTTGCCGCGCACGATCGAGTCGTCGACGACGACCAGGCGCTTGCCCTTGATGACTTCCTTCAGCGGGTTCAGCTTCAGACGGATGCCGAGCTGTCGGATCGTCTGCGAGGGCTGGATGAACGTACGACCGACGTACGCGTTCTTCACCAGACCCGCGCCGAACGGGATTCCGCTCGCCTCCGCGTAACCGATCGCGGCCGGGGTGCCTGACTCCGGGGTCGCTATGACCAGATCGGCCTCGACCGGGGCTTCCTTCGCCAGCTTGCGGCCCATCTCCACACGGGAGAGGTACACGTTGCGGCCGGCGATGTCGGTGTCGGGTCGGGCCAGGTACACGTACTCGAAGACACAGCCCTTGGGCTTTGCTTCCGCGAAGCGGGAGCTGCGCAGACCGTTCTCGTCGATGGCGATGAACTCGCCCGGCTCGATCTCCCGGACGAAGCTCGCGCCGCAGATGTCGAGGGCGGCGCCCTCGGAGGCGACGACCCAGCCGCGCTCCAGCCGGCCGAGCACCAGCGGGCGGATGCCCTGCGGGTCGCGGGCGGCGTAGAGGGTGTGCTCGTTCATGAAGACGAGGGAGAACGCGCCGCGGACCTGGGGGAGGACCTTCGGGGAGGCTTCCTCGATGGTCAGCGGCTTGCCGTCGTCGTCGACCTGGGCCGCG
Above is a window of Streptomyces sp. NBC_00490 DNA encoding:
- a CDS encoding DUF3073 domain-containing protein, which gives rise to MGRGRAKAKQTKVARQLKYSSGGTDLSRLANELGASTSNQPPNGEPFEDDEDEDDPYSQYADLYNDDDEDEDDESGPTSQRRGA
- the purM gene encoding phosphoribosylformylglycinamidine cyclo-ligase, whose translation is MSETTGASYAAAGVDIEAGDRAVELMKEWVKKTQRPEVLGGLGGFAGLFDASALKNYERPLLASATDGVGTKVDIARQLGVYDTIGHDLVAMVMDDIVVCGAEPLFMTDYICVGKVHPERVAAIVKGIAEGCVLAGCALVGGETAEHPGLLGPDDFDVAGAGTGVVEADRLLGPDRIRTGDAVIAMASSGLHSNGYSLVRHVLLNEAGLSLDARIEELGRTLGEELLEPTKIYSLDCLALTRTTDVHAYSHVTGGGLAANLARVIPDGLHAIVDRSTWTPDPIFDLVGRTGQVERLELEKTLNMGVGMIAIVPEESADVALRTLADRGVEAWVAGEITERGDHTTGAELVSTYSI
- the purF gene encoding amidophosphoribosyltransferase, which translates into the protein MPRGDGRLNHDLLPGEKGPQDACGVFGVWAPGEEVAKLTYFGLYALQHRGQESAGIAVSNGSQILVFKDMGLVSQVFDETSLGSLQGHIAVGHARYSTTGASVWENAQPTFRATAHGSIALGHNGNLVNTAQLAEMVADLPKDTNGRSTRVAATNDTDLLTALLAAQVDDDGKPLTIEEASPKVLPQVRGAFSLVFMNEHTLYAARDPQGIRPLVLGRLERGWVVASEGAALDICGASFVREIEPGEFIAIDENGLRSSRFAEAKPKGCVFEYVYLARPDTDIAGRNVYLSRVEMGRKLAKEAPVEADLVIATPESGTPAAIGYAEASGIPFGAGLVKNAYVGRTFIQPSQTIRQLGIRLKLNPLKEVIKGKRLVVVDDSIVRGNTQRALVRMLREAGAAEVHIRISSPPVKWPCFFGIDFATRAELIANGMTIDEIGVSLGADSLAYISLDGMIEATTIAKPNLCRACFDGEYPMELPDPELLGKQLLETELAAGPAATAAADAIRRP